A segment of the Cenarchaeum symbiosum A genome:
ACGTATGAAATATGGAGGGACATCAACGACAAGGCTACTTTTGCGTTTAGGATGATCGGCGTCCCAGAGACCGTTCTATTGGATGCAGACGGGAGCATAATACAACAGTGGAAGGGGCCTATCGAGCCCGGCATGGGCGTAGAAGAGACGATAGAGGCAGCGCTGGGCATAGCCCCTGCCGGGGTGATTGAATCAGGCTCTGTCGGAATCTCAGAAGCAGAAGTAATAGGCCTGGCAGTAGCATTCTCTGCAGGATTGCTAAGCTTTCTCTCGCCGTGTGTCCTTCCCCTTGTCCCCGCATATGCCACTTTCATAACTGGCATGAGCCTCAAGGAGCTATCCTCGGGTAGAACAAATACAGGCGGCGGGGCCCAGAGCAGGCTCCGTGTAAGGACTGTCGCCCTGACCAGGGGATCACTATTTGTGCTGGGGTTCTCTGTAGTCTTTGTATCGCTGGGAATAGCCGTCTCGTATGTATCATCGCTATTCGATGCCGCAATGTGGATAGAGAGAATAGGCGGGATTGCGATTATAATATTCGGATTGCACCTGCTGGGTGTATTCCGGATAAGGCGCCTCAACATGGAAAAGCGCTTTGATTTGTCAGGCCGCTCTACTAGAAACGCAGGCTCGTTTTTGGTAGGCATGGGCTTTGGGGCCGGGTGGACGCCCTGTATAGGGCCGATACTAGCGGGCATACTTACCCTTGCGGCAACCAGTTCAGGAGCGGGTTCCGGGGCGCTATTACTCACTGTATATTCCGCGGGCCTTGCCATACCGTTCATACTCTCCGCTTTAGCGATAAACCAGTTCCTGGTGTTCTTCAAAAGGATAAGAAAGTGGATGGGCTGGATAGAGCGGGCCAGCGGGATCCTTCTGATAGGAATAGGGGCTCTTCTGCTCACCGGCTCGCTCTCGGCGCTTACAGCGGCCTTTAACGACACGCTGGTCCCCGGCATGACCGTCGACTCCGGGTAGGCCCGCGGGGCAAGGTTTACTTAATACGCCCGCGGTACCCACCGCGTGCAGGGGTCACCTAGCCTGGTAGGGTGTGGGACTGCTAATTCCATGTTCGCAAGAACACGGGGGTTCGAATCCCCCTCCCTGCGCCATCAAAAACTTATAGGCGCCGGTATGGGCCCATTCCCATGGGAAGAAGAAAGAGCAAGAAGATAATAACAAAGGGGCCAAGGAACGTCACCACCGGGATGTGCCCGCTGTGCAAGACGATAGGCAAGATCTTCATAACGGGGCAGATCGGCGAGGAGCGCGGCAAGTGCCCCGCCTGCAACCAGGCGTTCGACCTCTGAGGCTATACCCCAAGATAGCGCCTCGAGTTTGCCTCCAGGATGCGGCATGTCTCGCCGTATTCCGTGCCTATAGCGGCAGATGCGGCAAATATCACGCTTGGCACCATCGACGGGTGGGCGGGCCTGCGCCCAAAGCACCTCGAAAACCTGACGGGCCCGTCGGTCTCGACGAGTATTCTGTCCCTGTCTGTTCTGGATAGCAGCGATCTTTTTTCTGCCGCGTATACCGCAAGGGGCCCGTACGATACGTACAGGCCCATGTCGAGCGCCCTTTTCAGGCTGCGCTTGTTCCCGTCAAACCAGTGCAGGCACGCCCTTAGCGAATAGGATTCAAGCATATCGAGTATATCATCAAGGCTCCCCCGGGAATGTATCGATACGGGCTTGGAGTGCTTTTCAGCCAGGTCCAATAGATGCTTGAAGGTATCCACCTGGTTTTTCGTATCCTCGTCGGACGTACAGTATGAAGGGTCCAGGCCTATCTCGCCTATCCCGGATATGCTCCCTGAATATTCATCAAGCATTGTAGATATCGCCTCTGGATCGCCTGGCGCCCTCTCGGGGTGTATACCCACAAAGGGCAGGATGGTCCCCGGGATGGCCATATCGAGCACCGCCCTGGAATCTATTTCATCCATGGATACACAGCAGGCGGTGATCCCCGTTCTCTTCATGCCCGTTATCATGCTGTCCAGCTGGCCCTCATATTCGGGGTCCGAGAGGTGCACGTGGGCATCGTAGATCCTGTGCATGCCCCACGACCGTCCATTCTGTCTGTATAAACGAATCCGTTTGTGATATTTTTTGATGCTGCCCCTTTTATCGCCCCCTGTGATTCCATGACGATGGGCTCATCCGAGCTGGGGCTGGCTGCAATGTACAGGATCCTCAAAAAGTCGGGTGCCCAGAGGGTCAGCGATGAATCCGCAGACGAGCTGCGCCGGACCATCGAGGAGATCGCCCTGTCCATAGCGAGAAATGCAGTGGATATGTCCAGCCATGCGGGCCGCCGGACCGTAAAGGCAGAAGACGTCAGACTCGCATCAAGGCAGTATACCAGACACTAGTGCGTGGGGCATCCCGGGGATCAGCAACCGATAAATCATGCCCGGAATGGCTCCCTTTGGAATGGATCTGGACTTTATCACAAGCAACGCCATAATCTACGTGCTAATCGCGTGGGTGGTCATGCTTGTAGTCGCCAAGGGCCTGAAACTGCAGAACCACGGCTTTGAGATAAAGGCGTACAGCATCATATACAAGAACGAGGGGGTCCAGTCGGTGCTGACCAGGATGCTGACCCGGTCCCGGAGGGGCATACGGGTGTTTGCGGATGTCAGCGTCGTGGCAGGCTTTGTAATGATGGGCTTTGCGTTCTGGTTTCTATTCTCGAACATATCTGCATATTTTGTAAAGCCGACCGAGTTTGCAGAGGTGACCGTCCTCATACCGGGTGTGACGCTGACTTCGGCGTCGGCGATAATCAACTTTCTGCTGTGCATACCAATAGTGCTGATAATGCACGAGGGGGCGCACGGGATAGTGGCGACTCTGGAGAGGATCAAGATAAAGACCGGCGGCTTTGCCATATTCATAGCCATGTTTGCGGGCTTTGTAGAGCCAGACGAAGAAGAGTTCAACAAGGCAAAAAAGATATCAAAGCTCAGGGTGATAGGGGCCGGCGCGACATCAAATGTTTTGTTCTCTCTGTTCCTTGGGATCATACTGCTTACAAACCCGCTCTTTGCTATTATAATGC
Coding sequences within it:
- a CDS encoding cytochrome c biogenesis protein (COG0785); the protein is MINVWATWCEPCRRELPYLQSLHEQYSDDGLVMIGTSIDTSGKDRQVANYAREVGMTYEIWRDINDKATFAFRMIGVPETVLLDADGSIIQQWKGPIEPGMGVEETIEAALGIAPAGVIESGSVGISEAEVIGLAVAFSAGLLSFLSPCVLPLVPAYATFITGMSLKELSSGRTNTGGGAQSRLRVRTVALTRGSLFVLGFSVVFVSLGIAVSYVSSLFDAAMWIERIGGIAIIIFGLHLLGVFRIRRLNMEKRFDLSGRSTRNAGSFLVGMGFGAGWTPCIGPILAGILTLAATSSGAGSGALLLTVYSAGLAIPFILSALAINQFLVFFKRIRKWMGWIERASGILLIGIGALLLTGSLSALTAAFNDTLVPGMTVDSG
- a CDS encoding membrane-associated Zn-dependent protease (COG0750), producing MPGMAPFGMDLDFITSNAIIYVLIAWVVMLVVAKGLKLQNHGFEIKAYSIIYKNEGVQSVLTRMLTRSRRGIRVFADVSVVAGFVMMGFAFWFLFSNISAYFVKPTEFAEVTVLIPGVTLTSASAIINFLLCIPIVLIMHEGAHGIVATLERIKIKTGGFAIFIAMFAGFVEPDEEEFNKAKKISKLRVIGAGATSNVLFSLFLGIILLTNPLFAIIMPEPILGAFYESPDGVLVLSLIEGSGAEQAGVLPNDVITGIGDDPVNTAADLQLIGLEPGETVDVSIMRDGTALTIPVVVMESPDEPGRGLIGVLRDNSFAYQPIYDFIKWDNPQVSLFLLWLWMISFFIGIINMLPLPILDGGKFIHSIIDKKISEKSVGIVMWSIYGMTFVLFGLNIGLSYAKSGWFTI
- a CDS encoding Mg-dependent DNase (COG0084) translates to MHRIYDAHVHLSDPEYEGQLDSMITGMKRTGITACCVSMDEIDSRAVLDMAIPGTILPFVGIHPERAPGDPEAISTMLDEYSGSISGIGEIGLDPSYCTSDEDTKNQVDTFKHLLDLAEKHSKPVSIHSRGSLDDILDMLESYSLRACLHWFDGNKRSLKRALDMGLYVSYGPLAVYAAEKRSLLSRTDRDRILVETDGPVRFSRCFGRRPAHPSMVPSVIFAASAAIGTEYGETCRILEANSRRYLGV
- a CDS encoding histone H3 and H4 (COG2036) produces the protein MTMGSSELGLAAMYRILKKSGAQRVSDESADELRRTIEEIALSIARNAVDMSSHAGRRTVKAEDVRLASRQYTRH